Proteins from a genomic interval of Pectinophora gossypiella chromosome 4, ilPecGoss1.1, whole genome shotgun sequence:
- the LOC126366476 gene encoding chymotrypsin-like elastase family member 1 has product MPNEFPHRVCTGTLIAKNWVLTAAHCLAQTLTRIRFEGSHFPPGQYSRILKKIPHPAYRKYFRNEYFKHFYSVNDISLLLVEVVHLKSYAKLAAVYYKKVLGLPVKCYSFGLTVIDKKEVLREHNDGVNAVQEAEGNVVTCKNPDHWGPGICTAPKCHYKFNNSMGGDTGGPLIYEDQILGISSIKTSLPMDRYTPISLYLGWITEIIKKNYNAL; this is encoded by the coding sequence ATGCCCAATGAGTTCCCACATCGAGTGTGTACCGGGACTTTGATAGCTAAGAATTGGGTGTTGACAGCGGCGCACTGCCTGGCGCAGACATTGACCCGGATAAGGTTCGAGGGCTCACACTTCCCACCGGGACAGTACAGCAGAATACTGAAGAAGATCCCACACCCCGCCTACAGGAAGTACTTCAGAAACGAATACTTCAAACACTTCTACTCTGTTAATGATATAAGCCTGTTGCTAGTGGAAGTCGTCCACTTGAAATCTTACGCGAAACTAGCAGCGGTGTACTACAAGAAGGTTCTGGGGCTGCCGGTGAAATGCTACTCGTTCGGTCTGACGGTCATAGACAAGAAGGAAGTGCTGAGGGAGCACAACGATGGAGTAAACGCGGTCCAGGAGGCCGAGGGCAACGTAGTGACTTGCAAAAACCCTGATCACTGGGGCCCAGGGATCTGCACGGCTCCTAAATGCCACTACAAATTCAACAACTCAATGGGAGGTGACACGGGAGGCCCTCTCATCTACGAAGACCAGATCCTCGGAATAAGCAGCATCAAAACCTCTTTGCCGATGGATCGCTACACACCAATTAGCTTGTATTTAGGCTGGATTAcggaaataataaagaaaaattataatgcgttatga